Within the Mixophyes fleayi isolate aMixFle1 chromosome 5, aMixFle1.hap1, whole genome shotgun sequence genome, the region ATACATAGGTTTGgttgtcatcagtgtagaggtggtactgaaggTTGAATGAACAAGTCTTTCCCCTAGCATCCATGACTTTAAagaggtatattttctaaactaggtttgtaaaagtggagatgttgcctatagcaacaaatcagattctagttatccttttatttagcatattcttcaaaattgcagctttaacctgattggttgctatagagaacatctccactttgttaaactcgtagtttagtaaatatacccccaagtgtttccTGACAATGTGTCTCTTTAGGCAAGTTTATCAAATCCCCAAACCAAATTTTTGGCGTCTCTAAATTATTCTCCTGGattaccactcctctacacagttcacgcAAAACTTTAATCTTTGTTTATAAATAAGGTTATTAGAAGCCATAGAGGAATTAATTTTGAAACATAACAAGTTGTTTGTATGTGTTAATACTTTTTCAATCAGTGAATACTTTTAAATTGATGCGTTTGCATGCAACACTAGTGATATCACAACTCTCCAAATAAGTGATGACCTCAATATAcagcaaatatattttacatagtcatgtttgtgtgtatacgataaatatgattttttattttttttttaataatcatttTGTTTCGATTTTCAAAACTTTATGCCcaaaaaatggaataaattccaagtaaaaaaaaaaattgtgtggtcGAAAAAATATTCTAGCCTTCCGAGGTTCATTCAGAAAGTCGCCAATGGCCCTGAAATTATTAGTAATTTTTAACACttttctatacaaaacacaaagaaTATAATAAGTCAAATATTTCTACATTTGAGTTTTAAAATGATCATTATTTGGTTGTGATTATTTGTCTTTCTCAATCACATATGGCAAAAAGTACATCCCATCCCTAAAAGGGTACTTGTATAGGTTCAGTATCTCGTCATGTCAATTTTTTTCCATTGGTCCATTTAACCACTGCTGTGGTCACTGGACTTGCCCTTGCATGTGTATCTGTAAATGTGAACGCAACATTTCTGCTGTTCCGTTCACGTAAGAGGGAGCTACATCTCTCTCTTTAAtgatgcaagatagagaagctccttcctctcaggtTTTCTAAAGATGTCTGTCGGCTACATAAGTATGGTGAAAATATTGACTTGCACGTGAACGTTGAGTCTATTTTGCAGCTTTTACTATACACCTCTCCCACAGACCCCACCCTCTTGAAGTAAATAAAACCACACCTGCATTTGAGCTCACAACAATACTGGagctaaccacagtaggaggtaaAGAAATAGTTCTGGTTGATCAGCTATTTCTCATGAAAAGTTGaatgattttaaatatatttgttagtTTATTGATCTCCATCAGCCTGTACGTCACTGTGAATGTGGTTGTCACCAAagattactatttttattaagttaattgtttttattcttttgatCAGGAATAATGCTGCCAACATGTCTGTGCATTCTATGCTTTGTGATCGTATATCAATTGCGAAAGAACTAATAAAGAGAGCTGAAGCCCTCTCCAAATCTCGAGTTGGAGGCGTTGAAGGTGGAGCGAAACTATGCAGCAAACTGAAAGCAGAGTTGAAATTCTTGCTAAAGGTGGAGGCTGGAAAAGTAGCAATTAAAGAGTCTCACTTGAGAAGCACCAACCTCACACATCTTCAAGCCATTATTGAGTCAGCAGAAAGTCTAGAAGAAGTGGTCGGTGTTCTCCATGTGTTCAGCTACAATGACCAATTCGGTGAAAAACAAACGCTGGTGGTGGATGTGGTAGCAAATGGTGGCCACACATGGGTAAAGGCAATTGGGCGGAAGGCTGAAGCTCTGCATAATATATGGCTTGGACGTGGTCAATATGGTGACAAAAGTATTATCGAACAAGCAGAGGATTACCTACAAGCTAGCCTCCAGCAGCCCGTACAGTATAGCAGTCCTCATATCATATTTGCCTTTTATAATAGTGTTTCCAGTCCTATGGCTGAGAAGCTGAAGGACATGGGAATTTCTGTACGTGGTGATATTGTTGCTGTTAACGCCTCTGAGGAGACCGTAGAAGAAGATAATGACCTAAGTGGCAGCgaatctgatgatgatgatttagaacTTCTACACGTTGGCAAAGTAGACAGGGAAAATATAGTGGCCAGTGTGGCTTTTCCTAGAGAGGTTAAGGTTGAAGTGTGCAATCGGGTGAACTTGGACATCACAACATTAATTACTTATGTATCTGCTCTCAGTCATGGGGGCTGTCACTTAATCTTCAAAGAGAAGGTTTTGACAGAGCAGGCAGCACAAGAAAGGCAAGAGAAGGTGTTGCCTCTGCTGAATTTATTCATGGAGGGCAAGGAACTGTTTGCATGTGAATGTGCTGTGAGGGATTTCCAGGCTATATTGGAGACCTTGGGAGGAACACAAGAGAGGAAGCGAGCAGCAGCACTTATAGAGAGAATTACTGTTGTACCTGATCAACCTTCTGAGCGTGCCTTAAAACTTACTGTCAGCTCCAAAATAAATAGCCGTTCAATTTCCATATTTGGGACTGGGGATAGTTTGAGAGCAATTACAATGACTGCTAACAGTGGCTTTGTAAGAGCAGCCAATAACCAGGGTGTTAAATTTAGTGTGTTCATTCATCAACCTCGAGCACTAACTGAAAGCAAAGAACCTTCTGCTTCTCCCATACCAAAGAATGCTGCATCTCCTGATCTCCTCTGACCTCAGGTGTTGTTTCTGTGTCAGGATATCCTTAGGCTGTCGTGTAATTAAACAGAAATTTCAAATGGCCTGTTTgactcttccattttttttttaatatattgcatgGAGATATATGTTCAATAAACAATTGAAGTTAGGCAAGTTTAACCAtgctttatattttaatatcttaCATTCATAGACCTGAGAAAATTGCTATAATTTCCTGAGATATTATggaaatatttatacatttctgaATATTGCAACATGCATTTTCATATTTGTTACATTTATAGTTTAAGTTTAGTCTTTTATGGTTGATATTTTCAATTGTGTGGTAATTAAGTTTTCTTTACACACTTATACCCTTTGGTTGTTTTCATAACAGATTATAGAAAGTATCCTAGGGCTGTTGTCACATGTGTACCCTGTGCAACTGTTTTCCCAACCAATGCAGTGCTCTCAAGCTATTCTGTAGATAGTTTGTGACACCAGTTCTAAAGCTGCCCTACCACATGAGTTTTTCCAACCGAATGCCTCTCCTAACCAGAACCCCTGTGCTGCTCCATGCGGCAGCCATTTTATTCTGGGTATCTGTCAGTTCCGTAATGCACTTTAAATGGTTGGGAGGGGAGTCGAGTCGAAGCAAGTTCTTAgtaggaggaccaatcagaaatgCAATCCCCTTATTTCATGTACTGTTCGGTCCTTCCCTTCACACACCCCTCCCTCACAGCTCCACTCAGCCCATTAGTTGTGGCTGTGAGAAGTACCCTGAGATATCACAAAGTTAGTAAAATCTATGTTGCAGGTGGGTAGTGCTGCTTGGAAGGAAATTGCTTCAACCTTTAGTTTGTCTTCAactacatattattttttttatttttttttgtctgctttCACTGTCCACCACAGAAACACAAGTTGTAGCAGACAAAGTTTTTTTGATATACGGTTTCAGGGTTATGAGAATATATTTTTGCAGACACACTTTGAAGTAGGTACTGGTCAACTCTGATTGCAATCAAAGCCGCTATAGGATTATATAGGAGCCTACTTTCTTCAGGTTTCCAACCTGAGCGTATACATATTgtataaactaatatatataatcGCCCTTCTACAGTATTTCCTGTTATCCAAAATGTCCATAACTATCACACGGTATAGACCAATTTACAGGTATCTTCTTTTAAAGTCCACACATATGGCAccacatctattttttttattttttttttactttgtaaggTTTCGTATCACTAATGATTCTATGCAGGGGTCATTAGAAAAAGATAATttgcacaaacaaaaaaaatgcttaGTTCTGCATTTTAACATAAAGTACATGTCCATCTGTGTAAAGTATGAAAGTTTGCTCACTGTACATGGGGATGTAGCTTCTGCAGCTATTACTTTCTCCACATCATGTCATAGTCATGCGGTAAAGGTCTCACTTGCCGACATTGGCTTAATGATACTATGTTGGGTGTAGATATTCTTACAGAGAGCACACCATGGAGAGCAAGCAGTAGAGTAGATTTACTCTATTATATCATGTATCTAACccagagtttcccaaacccagtcctcagggctccccaacagtgcaggttttccatatctccttgctggagcacaggtgtattcattactgactgactgcTTTTTTTGAGGAGAACTGTTGCGTTTTTGCCACAAAATAACAACTGACAGCAGTGTATAAGTGCTAAATTCTGTTGTGAATAGGAAAGATCTGAGGTTTCAAATTGAATTGATACATGTCAGCTGGttagaaataattttttaaaacattactcAGAAGGTGTGAGGACTCCTACACACATGGCAAGTTTAAGCATTTAATGCACTTTCTTAAAGCCTCCTAAATGCAATACATTGATAGTCAAAAATAACATAATGTAAATAGTGACCTGTGTACAGACACGTATTCACATATTTTAATAAGCCTATGCTTTGGGTCACATTAGTTTTAACTTTTCCTGCACTGCTTGCAAGCATTAGTGCTTGGTAATATATAGTGGAGGTCTGTCAGAGAgctcattaagtacatagtaaATTATGCTATGTGGAAGCTTTCAGAGCATGTCACAAACGCTGTTAAGAGAGGAAAGGGTTCGTCTCTTTTACCAGATGTTTCTCCACACTTGAGAGCGAGCCCTTATGGTTGGGACGTGTGATTGGCTTTAAGTTATGTGAGTTCCCCTTTATACTTTAAAAGCATCTCAATAGACGCTCTCTCAAAAAAATAAACACTCATTTCGCCTTTGACCCCATTGTTTGACAATCGGTCTTTTCCTCCTGGGATCAGAGAAAAAGAATTTAAAGCTTGGTCTAGGGCAGGAATTATTCGTGCAGGTCAGCTGGTGGGTCCGTCGGGTGTACATACCTTTGAGTATCTGCAGGCAAAATGGAGCCTGCCCAATGCGGAACTTTGGCATTATCTGCAACTCAAACACTTTTTAAGTACTGAAAAATTGCGGCTAGGGGTTAAAAGGGAATTGACATCATTTGAAACTATGTGTATTTCCCCTTTGAGTCCTGAACATACCCTTTCTGGGATTTACACAATTCTGATTGAGAACTGCTTCTCCTCTTTGCCAAAATTTACCAAAGATTGGGAAAGAGATTTGGGGAGTCGGATACAAGAAAGACATTGGAATAATATCTTTCAAGCCACCAAGGCTAGTTCTCTTAGTGTAACAGTGTTTGAGACACAATATAAGGTCCTCTCCAGATGGTAACGGTGTCCTAATGTCCTTGCTAAAATGTACCCTGGGAACTCTAACTTATGTTGGAGATGTGGCTCAGGTGTCGGGACGCCgctacacatctggtgggaaTGCTCACTTTTGAGACCTTTCTGGGATGGTGTCATAACGACTtcaaaagaaatcctaaaaacagaaGTTCCAGTTGACCCAGGTTTTTGGTTACTAAACCAGACAAATTCTTCGATATCAATATACAAAAAATCCTTGCTAAAAAACTTAAATAGCGCCGCAAAGGCGGTAATTCCAGTTCACTGgagatcctcctctcctccaacccTGAAGGAGTGGCTTACCCGCATCGAGCCCTATAGATATATGGATGACTTGATTCTTAGCTCATCCGATAAGTTTACAGAATATTGCTCCATTTGGTTTAGATGGTTAGAATTCCAGGGGTCCGCAAGATACACTGCCTTAGTTAAATAAACCCTCTTTCTGCTATTCCATAGAATTGTATCTAGTGCTCATTTTGGAATGGAACTGTGCTCCTAGATCCCTTCCCCTATCCCCTCATTCCCTCCTCCCATTTTACTTTCCACTCTGTTTTATAATTTCCCTCTCTCATCCCCCCTTTCTATTCCCTCTTgctctcttttctctttcttcacaACATTTAAGCAATACTAAGGTTTACCATACAGAGGCAGTCACCTATGAAAGGCCAAACATATAACTATGATAATCACATGCGGGTTAAAGCTAAAATGAAAAAGTACCTATCGTGGTTATGTTCTCTATGTTCTCTGATGATTGTTATCACGTGTGATTGCCTTTGTTCTTTACGATTGTAACTCTGCAATTGTATTCAATAAAAAGATattgtacaaaaaataaaaataaacacttgcTGTAATCAGACTACCATAAACAGTACAAAGATATTTCAAGGTGAATATACTAACCGAGATCTTTGGGTGTAAAATATATTTGGTACTATCATATATGGCTCACAATATATCACATGCTGCCTTCTATGCTATAAAGGCCAACATTTTTACCACAATGTGCAATATACCTCACTCAACAGAATAATGTAGTTTATTCCCAGTAAAATGACCAGAATACAATACATAGAAAACACTAGCATATTGTTATTCTTTGTAATATGACATTAAGAACAAAACATTAGCAAAAGGCTTCCCTCCTAATATATACGAGGGTTAAAAACCTTCATTGTGAAGCCGTTACCCATCATAGCACAATGTATTAGAACTTCTGCCATGACCATTCTTAAGTCCTTGCAGaatatgaaaataacatttatgataactaaatatttaaattatgtctAAGAGTGCACTGAATCGTTGGTCTGGATAAGtcagatgagaaaaaaaacttTCTGGCCATGCACACAATTATcacatttggagaaaaaaaaaaaagagactgcATATAAGAAAAGCGCctgagctgcaggtagcgggcaaagcgttggtactggaatgctgggtccaaccAGAACAGCCGAAGAAAGGATTAGAATTGGGtttaatcggcaggtcacaggaataggtTGGGTACATAATACCGAGCAAATTAACCCCGACACTACTTACACCTGCAGTGGAAATGCAGTTTAGTTAGTGTCAGGGTTTCCTTGCTCGGTATTCCGATCACCACcgacaggaattacagcagggtaagtagttgTTAAAGAAAgttcttgaagcaaatgatgtttattagctcaagtagtcttaataaggacagttacattcaccagttgaaggtactagtgacatTCAGAAATGtgcagatggtataatacattacaaaaaaaaaccgtACCATTTTGTGGTCACGTggcgatccggctcactccctgttCCCCTCTTTCATGCTGCGCTTGCACTGCATGTCGGGcaacatcacacccgacattttcagtgaggagcacacCGAGAGGAGCCACGTTGCAACGGACAAGCACGcgaggcaatagaaaggtaagtatagcTGGAGAAATAGGAGAATAATAaagg harbors:
- the C5H7orf25 gene encoding UPF0415 protein C7orf25 homolog, producing the protein MSVHSMLCDRISIAKELIKRAEALSKSRVGGVEGGAKLCSKLKAELKFLLKVEAGKVAIKESHLRSTNLTHLQAIIESAESLEEVVGVLHVFSYNDQFGEKQTLVVDVVANGGHTWVKAIGRKAEALHNIWLGRGQYGDKSIIEQAEDYLQASLQQPVQYSSPHIIFAFYNSVSSPMAEKLKDMGISVRGDIVAVNASEETVEEDNDLSGSESDDDDLELLHVGKVDRENIVASVAFPREVKVEVCNRVNLDITTLITYVSALSHGGCHLIFKEKVLTEQAAQERQEKVLPLLNLFMEGKELFACECAVRDFQAILETLGGTQERKRAAALIERITVVPDQPSERALKLTVSSKINSRSISIFGTGDSLRAITMTANSGFVRAANNQGVKFSVFIHQPRALTESKEPSASPIPKNAASPDLL